A genomic stretch from Coffea arabica cultivar ET-39 chromosome 10c, Coffea Arabica ET-39 HiFi, whole genome shotgun sequence includes:
- the LOC140015615 gene encoding serine/threonine-protein kinase STY46-like isoform X1, whose product MHGGELPSQLNMEDTESCSSRASESSPSPGRKRRLKVEVYHDVLRRLEQSEVEEVSRPGFKDELWNHFTRLPLRYALDVNTERAQDVLVHKKLLHLAHDPYTRPAFEVRLVQVHPFSDGNADDSVHSSFTKSVQKYNHPCRLHPPPAFNLSSNSEFAQEANRAFIQRGDSSVSGHSHLYRPLHEVTISTNDKPKLLSRLTSLLSEVGLNIQEAHAFSTSDGYSLDVFVVDGWAYEGTDQLVKVLEKEIPKIEEYSGLNPEMLPSRVKLGHSKIALLPDEVNIPIDDSDVWEIDAKLVKFEHKIATGSNGDLYKGIFHSQDVAIKVLKAEHLTETVQREFAQEVYILRKVRHKNVVQFIGACTRPPLLCIVTEYMHGGSIYDLLHKQNGVLKLPAILKVAVDVARGMSYLHQNNIIHRDLKAANLLLDENEVVKIADFGVARVQVQSGVMTAETGTYRWMAPEVIEHKPYNHKADVFSFGIVLWELLTTKLPYEHMTPLQAAVGVVQKGLRPSIPRQTHPLVVELLERCWQQDPSSRPEFSEIVEILQDMANRVVEEERAPKRKSLGEPYQLMDVLG is encoded by the exons ATGCA CGGTGGTGAACTCCCATCCCAACTCAATATGGAAGATACGGAGAGTTGCAGCAGCAGAGCATCAGAATCTTCGCCGAGTCCCGGTCGGAAACGGCGTCTCAAGGTCGAGGTTTACCACGACGTTCTCCGAAGACTTGAGCAGTCCGAAGTCGAAGAAGTTAGCCGGCCTGGTTTTAAAGATGAGCTCTGGAATCACTTCACTAGGCTTCCTCTTCG TTATGCTTTGGATGTAAATACTGAAAGGGCACAAGATGTCCTTGTGCACAAGAAATTGCTTCATTTGGCACATGACCCTTACACCAGGCCAGCATTTGAAGTCCGCCTTGTGCAG GTTCATCCTTTCTCTGATGGAAATGCTGATGATTCAGTTCATTCAAGCTTCACAAAAAGCGTTCAGAAGTACAATCATCCTTGCAG ACTTCATCCTCCACCGGCTTTCAACTTGTCATCTAATTCTGAATTTGCACAAGAAGCAAACAGAGCTTTTATTCAGCGTGGAGATAGTTCTGTGAGTGGACATTCACACTTATATCG TCCTCTGCACGAAGTTACAATTTCTACAAATGACAAGCCAAAACTCCTCAGTCGC TTGACTTCCTTGCTTTCTGAGGTTGGGCTGAACATTCAAGAAGCTCATGCATTTTCGACATCAGATGGCTACTCCTTGGATGTCTTTGTTGTTGATGGTTGGGCCTATGAG GGAACAGACCAGCTCGTAAAAGTATTAGAGAAAGAAATTCCAAAGATCGAG GAATATTCTGGATTAAATCCAGAAATGTTGCCTTCTCGTGTAAAGTTGGGGCATAGTAAGATTGCACTTCTCCCAGATGAGGTCAACATACCAATTGATGATAGTGATGTCTGGGAAATCGATGCCAAGCTGGTGAAATTTGAGCATAAAATTGCCACAGGATCAAATGGTGATCT ATACAAGGGCATCTTTCATAGTCAGGATGTGGCAATCAAAGTTCTTAAAGCTGAGCACTTAACTGAAACAGTACAAAGAGAATTTGCTCAAGAAGTCTACATTTTGAG GAAAGTTCGGCACAAGAATGTTGTGCAGTTTATTGGTGCATGTACAAGACCTCCACTCTTGTGCATTGTAACTG AATATATGCATGGAGGAAGCATCTATGATCTCCTGCATAAACAGAATGGTGTACTTAAGCTACCTGCCATACTCAAAGTCGCTGTTGATGTTGCAAGAGGAATGAGCTATTTGCACCAGAATAATATAATCCACAGAGACCTTAAGGCAGCCAACCTTCTCTTGGATGAGAATGAA GTAGTTAAAATCGCTGATTTTGGTGTAGCTAGAGTGCAAGTTCAATCTGGTGTCATGACTGCTGAGACAGGAACATATCGCTGGATGGCTCCTGAG GTTATTGAacacaagccatataatcataaGGCTGACGTTTTCAGCTTTGGAATAGTTCTTTGGGAGCTGCTGACAACAAAG CTTCCTTATGAGCATATGACCCCATTACAAGCAGCAGTTGGTGTGGTCCAGAAG GGTCTAAGGCCTTCCATACCAAGGCAAACTCATCCCTTGGTGGTGGAATTACTTGAGAGATGCTGGCAGCAAGATCCATCCTCAAGGCCAGAGTTCTCCGAGATTGTTGAAATCTTACAAGACATGGCAAATAGG GTTGTTGAAGAAGAGCGGGCCCCCAAAAGGAAAAGCCTTGGAGAACCCTATCAGCTCATGGATGTATTGGGCTGA
- the LOC140015615 gene encoding serine/threonine-protein kinase STY46-like isoform X2, whose amino-acid sequence MEDTESCSSRASESSPSPGRKRRLKVEVYHDVLRRLEQSEVEEVSRPGFKDELWNHFTRLPLRYALDVNTERAQDVLVHKKLLHLAHDPYTRPAFEVRLVQVHPFSDGNADDSVHSSFTKSVQKYNHPCRLHPPPAFNLSSNSEFAQEANRAFIQRGDSSVSGHSHLYRPLHEVTISTNDKPKLLSRLTSLLSEVGLNIQEAHAFSTSDGYSLDVFVVDGWAYEGTDQLVKVLEKEIPKIEEYSGLNPEMLPSRVKLGHSKIALLPDEVNIPIDDSDVWEIDAKLVKFEHKIATGSNGDLYKGIFHSQDVAIKVLKAEHLTETVQREFAQEVYILRKVRHKNVVQFIGACTRPPLLCIVTEYMHGGSIYDLLHKQNGVLKLPAILKVAVDVARGMSYLHQNNIIHRDLKAANLLLDENEVVKIADFGVARVQVQSGVMTAETGTYRWMAPEVIEHKPYNHKADVFSFGIVLWELLTTKLPYEHMTPLQAAVGVVQKGLRPSIPRQTHPLVVELLERCWQQDPSSRPEFSEIVEILQDMANRVVEEERAPKRKSLGEPYQLMDVLG is encoded by the exons ATGGAAGATACGGAGAGTTGCAGCAGCAGAGCATCAGAATCTTCGCCGAGTCCCGGTCGGAAACGGCGTCTCAAGGTCGAGGTTTACCACGACGTTCTCCGAAGACTTGAGCAGTCCGAAGTCGAAGAAGTTAGCCGGCCTGGTTTTAAAGATGAGCTCTGGAATCACTTCACTAGGCTTCCTCTTCG TTATGCTTTGGATGTAAATACTGAAAGGGCACAAGATGTCCTTGTGCACAAGAAATTGCTTCATTTGGCACATGACCCTTACACCAGGCCAGCATTTGAAGTCCGCCTTGTGCAG GTTCATCCTTTCTCTGATGGAAATGCTGATGATTCAGTTCATTCAAGCTTCACAAAAAGCGTTCAGAAGTACAATCATCCTTGCAG ACTTCATCCTCCACCGGCTTTCAACTTGTCATCTAATTCTGAATTTGCACAAGAAGCAAACAGAGCTTTTATTCAGCGTGGAGATAGTTCTGTGAGTGGACATTCACACTTATATCG TCCTCTGCACGAAGTTACAATTTCTACAAATGACAAGCCAAAACTCCTCAGTCGC TTGACTTCCTTGCTTTCTGAGGTTGGGCTGAACATTCAAGAAGCTCATGCATTTTCGACATCAGATGGCTACTCCTTGGATGTCTTTGTTGTTGATGGTTGGGCCTATGAG GGAACAGACCAGCTCGTAAAAGTATTAGAGAAAGAAATTCCAAAGATCGAG GAATATTCTGGATTAAATCCAGAAATGTTGCCTTCTCGTGTAAAGTTGGGGCATAGTAAGATTGCACTTCTCCCAGATGAGGTCAACATACCAATTGATGATAGTGATGTCTGGGAAATCGATGCCAAGCTGGTGAAATTTGAGCATAAAATTGCCACAGGATCAAATGGTGATCT ATACAAGGGCATCTTTCATAGTCAGGATGTGGCAATCAAAGTTCTTAAAGCTGAGCACTTAACTGAAACAGTACAAAGAGAATTTGCTCAAGAAGTCTACATTTTGAG GAAAGTTCGGCACAAGAATGTTGTGCAGTTTATTGGTGCATGTACAAGACCTCCACTCTTGTGCATTGTAACTG AATATATGCATGGAGGAAGCATCTATGATCTCCTGCATAAACAGAATGGTGTACTTAAGCTACCTGCCATACTCAAAGTCGCTGTTGATGTTGCAAGAGGAATGAGCTATTTGCACCAGAATAATATAATCCACAGAGACCTTAAGGCAGCCAACCTTCTCTTGGATGAGAATGAA GTAGTTAAAATCGCTGATTTTGGTGTAGCTAGAGTGCAAGTTCAATCTGGTGTCATGACTGCTGAGACAGGAACATATCGCTGGATGGCTCCTGAG GTTATTGAacacaagccatataatcataaGGCTGACGTTTTCAGCTTTGGAATAGTTCTTTGGGAGCTGCTGACAACAAAG CTTCCTTATGAGCATATGACCCCATTACAAGCAGCAGTTGGTGTGGTCCAGAAG GGTCTAAGGCCTTCCATACCAAGGCAAACTCATCCCTTGGTGGTGGAATTACTTGAGAGATGCTGGCAGCAAGATCCATCCTCAAGGCCAGAGTTCTCCGAGATTGTTGAAATCTTACAAGACATGGCAAATAGG GTTGTTGAAGAAGAGCGGGCCCCCAAAAGGAAAAGCCTTGGAGAACCCTATCAGCTCATGGATGTATTGGGCTGA
- the LOC140015615 gene encoding serine/threonine-protein kinase STY46-like isoform X3: MHGGELPSQLNMEDTESCSSRASESSPSPGRKRRLKVEVYHDVLRRLEQSEVEEVSRPGFKDELWNHFTRLPLRYALDVNTERAQDVLVHKKLLHLAHDPYTRPAFEVRLVQVHPFSDGNADDSVHSSFTKSVQKYNHPCRLHPPPAFNLSSNSEFAQEANRAFIQRGDSSVSGHSHLYRPLHEVTISTNDKPKLLSRLTSLLSEVGLNIQEAHAFSTSDGYSLDVFVVDGWAYEGTDQLVKVLEKEIPKIEEYSGLNPEMLPSRVKLGHSKIALLPDEVNIPIDDSDVWEIDAKLVKFEHKIATGSNGDLYKGIFHSQDVAIKVLKAEHLTETVQREFAQEVYILRKVRHKNVVQFIGACTRPPLLCIVTEYMHGGSIYDLLHKQNGVLKLPAILKVAVDVARGMSYLHQNNIIHRDLKAANLLLDENEVVKIADFGVARVQVQSGVMTAETGTYRWMAPEVIEHKPYNHKADVFSFGIVLWELLTTKLPYEHMTPLQAAVGVVQK, from the exons ATGCA CGGTGGTGAACTCCCATCCCAACTCAATATGGAAGATACGGAGAGTTGCAGCAGCAGAGCATCAGAATCTTCGCCGAGTCCCGGTCGGAAACGGCGTCTCAAGGTCGAGGTTTACCACGACGTTCTCCGAAGACTTGAGCAGTCCGAAGTCGAAGAAGTTAGCCGGCCTGGTTTTAAAGATGAGCTCTGGAATCACTTCACTAGGCTTCCTCTTCG TTATGCTTTGGATGTAAATACTGAAAGGGCACAAGATGTCCTTGTGCACAAGAAATTGCTTCATTTGGCACATGACCCTTACACCAGGCCAGCATTTGAAGTCCGCCTTGTGCAG GTTCATCCTTTCTCTGATGGAAATGCTGATGATTCAGTTCATTCAAGCTTCACAAAAAGCGTTCAGAAGTACAATCATCCTTGCAG ACTTCATCCTCCACCGGCTTTCAACTTGTCATCTAATTCTGAATTTGCACAAGAAGCAAACAGAGCTTTTATTCAGCGTGGAGATAGTTCTGTGAGTGGACATTCACACTTATATCG TCCTCTGCACGAAGTTACAATTTCTACAAATGACAAGCCAAAACTCCTCAGTCGC TTGACTTCCTTGCTTTCTGAGGTTGGGCTGAACATTCAAGAAGCTCATGCATTTTCGACATCAGATGGCTACTCCTTGGATGTCTTTGTTGTTGATGGTTGGGCCTATGAG GGAACAGACCAGCTCGTAAAAGTATTAGAGAAAGAAATTCCAAAGATCGAG GAATATTCTGGATTAAATCCAGAAATGTTGCCTTCTCGTGTAAAGTTGGGGCATAGTAAGATTGCACTTCTCCCAGATGAGGTCAACATACCAATTGATGATAGTGATGTCTGGGAAATCGATGCCAAGCTGGTGAAATTTGAGCATAAAATTGCCACAGGATCAAATGGTGATCT ATACAAGGGCATCTTTCATAGTCAGGATGTGGCAATCAAAGTTCTTAAAGCTGAGCACTTAACTGAAACAGTACAAAGAGAATTTGCTCAAGAAGTCTACATTTTGAG GAAAGTTCGGCACAAGAATGTTGTGCAGTTTATTGGTGCATGTACAAGACCTCCACTCTTGTGCATTGTAACTG AATATATGCATGGAGGAAGCATCTATGATCTCCTGCATAAACAGAATGGTGTACTTAAGCTACCTGCCATACTCAAAGTCGCTGTTGATGTTGCAAGAGGAATGAGCTATTTGCACCAGAATAATATAATCCACAGAGACCTTAAGGCAGCCAACCTTCTCTTGGATGAGAATGAA GTAGTTAAAATCGCTGATTTTGGTGTAGCTAGAGTGCAAGTTCAATCTGGTGTCATGACTGCTGAGACAGGAACATATCGCTGGATGGCTCCTGAG GTTATTGAacacaagccatataatcataaGGCTGACGTTTTCAGCTTTGGAATAGTTCTTTGGGAGCTGCTGACAACAAAG CTTCCTTATGAGCATATGACCCCATTACAAGCAGCAGTTGGTGTGGTCCAGAAG TGA